A single genomic interval of Psychroserpens sp. NJDZ02 harbors:
- a CDS encoding efflux RND transporter periplasmic adaptor subunit, which yields MKNTLYIILTILILSFSAASCGNKENHNEEDGHAHDEETSTNPKEEHHEGEEVMLSSQQFEALKMKIDTITSRNMSGYVEANGTLEVPPQNEAAITSVVGANVVSIEVIEGDKVNKGQVVAYLSHPNIIQMQTDYLNAYSNSTFLKKNYERQQKLYNAGVGSGANFQKAEAEYDASKAMVNGMAAQLKLLNINSNSVANGTIAQRVALRSPIEGYVQKVEVKTGQYVEPQTELFEIVDTHHVHADLMVFEKDVYKVKKGQKVTFNIQSIEDDELSAEIYSVSKTFEDNPKAVHVHAEIENKKGNLIPGMYIQGRIQTESTKTMALPESAIVKEGDKFYVFSVEKENVDWSFKPIEVILGDKDGDWVAIQFSEEIATNTKFAYNNAYYLIAEMKKGEAEHAH from the coding sequence ATGAAAAACACACTATATATCATCTTGACAATTTTAATATTGTCATTTTCAGCTGCCTCTTGTGGCAACAAAGAAAATCACAATGAAGAAGATGGACACGCACACGATGAGGAAACCAGTACTAATCCTAAAGAAGAACATCACGAAGGAGAAGAAGTTATGTTATCATCACAACAATTTGAAGCCTTAAAAATGAAAATTGACACCATTACCTCACGCAATATGAGTGGCTATGTAGAAGCAAACGGAACTTTGGAAGTGCCACCACAAAATGAAGCTGCCATAACTTCGGTTGTTGGTGCAAATGTGGTTTCTATTGAAGTGATTGAAGGCGACAAAGTAAACAAAGGTCAAGTTGTTGCATACCTTTCACATCCCAATATTATACAAATGCAAACCGATTATTTGAATGCGTATAGCAACAGCACTTTTCTAAAGAAAAACTATGAACGACAACAAAAATTATATAATGCAGGTGTAGGCTCTGGTGCAAATTTTCAAAAAGCAGAAGCAGAATATGACGCATCAAAAGCTATGGTTAATGGAATGGCAGCACAGTTAAAATTGTTGAATATTAATTCAAATTCAGTCGCAAATGGTACGATAGCGCAACGTGTGGCATTACGCAGTCCCATTGAAGGTTATGTGCAAAAGGTGGAAGTGAAAACAGGACAATATGTTGAACCACAAACCGAACTCTTTGAAATTGTAGATACGCATCACGTTCACGCAGATTTAATGGTTTTTGAAAAAGACGTTTACAAAGTAAAAAAAGGTCAAAAAGTTACCTTTAATATACAATCTATTGAAGATGATGAATTGAGTGCAGAAATATATTCAGTAAGCAAAACTTTTGAGGATAACCCAAAAGCGGTTCACGTTCACGCAGAAATTGAAAACAAAAAAGGAAATTTAATTCCAGGAATGTACATTCAAGGTAGAATACAGACAGAAAGCACTAAAACAATGGCATTGCCAGAAAGTGCTATTGTAAAAGAAGGCGACAAATTTTATGTGTTTTCAGTTGAAAAAGAAAATGTGGATTGGAGTTTTAAACCAATTGAGGTTATTTTGGGAGATAAAGATGGCGATTGGGTAGCAATTCAATTTTCCGAAGAAATAGCAACAAATACAAAGTTTGCTTATAACAATGCGTACTACCTAATTGCAGAAATGAAAAA